In Amia ocellicauda isolate fAmiCal2 chromosome 16, fAmiCal2.hap1, whole genome shotgun sequence, the following proteins share a genomic window:
- the LOC136711737 gene encoding uncharacterized protein LOC136711737 — translation MVSEVRKPSVCGSIEKNELESLKKTLKLTDVNKADREGVTALHKACELGRKEMVLYLLEIGADTAAVDHFGHTPLRVAVKHRHFEIIQILRREEAPVSIAPFKLGMELVSAVKKRDQDLLRAWSLAGVDMDQGNFEKCTAMKKAQQMQDPDLIRCLLDCGATPLSPVPVLEPLTTPAPAMPPPWETPPAIPPPPVPPPPTVPPTETAPVTLPTPVPAPVIVPPTETAPVTLPTPVPAPVIVPPTETAPVTLPTPVPAPVIVPPTETAPVTLPTPVPAPPTVPPTETAPVTLPTPVPAPVIVPPTETAPVTLPTPVPAPVIVVPRERHEEEPVPRERHEEEPVPRERHEEEPVPRERHEEEPVPRERHEEEPVPRERHEEEPVPRERHEEEPVPRERHEEEAVLAVVLTEVQLSVAEEEQDAAPEETPTANLPSQQETQTAASEQPVEDEDPGQDGSEHHPADAAEVPSQARLSRWKRLSNFFLRLCCCRADVRE, via the exons ATGGTTTCTGAGGTCAGAAAGCCCTCTGTGTGTGGCTCAATTGAGAAGAATGAGCTTGAGTCACTAAAGAAGACGCTGAAATTG acggATGTGAACAaggcagacagagagggggtcACAGCGCTGCACAAGGCCTGCGAGCTGGGCAGGAAGGAAATGGTCCTGTACCTGCTTGAGATCGGGGCAGACACTGCTGCTGTCGACCACTTCGGTCACACGCCCCTGCGCGTGGCAGTCAAGCACAG GCACTTTGAGATCATCCAGATCCTGCGGAGGGAGGAGGCCCCCGTGAGCATCGCCCCCTTCAAGCTGGGAATGGAGCTGGTCAG TGCCGTGAAAAAGAGGGACCAAGACCTGCTGCGGGCCTGGTCCCTAGCTGGGGTAGACATGGACCAGGGGAACTTTGAGAAGTGCACGGCCATGAAGAAGGCTCAACAGATGCAGGATCCAGACTTGATCCGCTGCCTGCTGGACTGTGGAGCCACCCCactg AGTCCGGTTCCCGTCCTTGAGCCCCTGACCACGCCGGCGCCAGCGATGCCCCCCCCCTGGGAGACGCCACCGGCGATCCCGCCCCCCCCTGTGCCTCCGCCACCGACCGTGCCCCCCACTGAGACGGCACCGGTGACCCTGCCCACCCCAGTGCCTGCGCCAGTGATCGTGCCCCCCACTGAGACGGCACCGGTGACCCTGCCCACCCCAGTGCCTGCGCCAGTGATCGTGCCCCCCACTGAGACGGCACCGGTAACCCTGCCCACCCCAGTGCCTGCGCCAGTGATCGTGCCCCCCACTGAGACGGCACCGGTAACCCTGCCCACCCCAGTGCCTGCGCCACCGACCGTGCCCCCCACTGAGACGGCACCGGTGACCCTGCCCACCCCAGTGCCTGCGCCAGTGATCGTGCCCCCCACTGAGACGGCACCGGTAACCCTGCCCACCCCAGTGCCTGCGCCAGTGATCGTGGTACCTCGGGAGCGCCATGAGGAGGAGCCGGTCCCCCGGGAGCGCCATGAGGAGGAGCCGGTCCCCCGGGAGCGCCATGAGGAGGAGCCGGTCCCCCGGGAGCGCCATGAGGAGGAGCCGGTCCCCCGGGAGCGCCATGAGGAGGAGCCGGTCCCCCGGGAGCGCCATGAGGAGGAGCCGGTCCCCCGGGAGCGCCATGAGGAGGAGCCGGTCCCCCGGGAGCGCCATGAGGAGGAGGCAGTACTAGCAGTCGTGCTGACGGAGGTTCAGCTGTCTGTGGCGGAAGAGGAGCAGGACGCAGCTCCTGAGGAGACGCCCACAGCG AATCTTCCGTCACAGCAAGAGACCCAGACCGCAGCATCCGAGCAGCCCGTAGAGGACGAGGATCCTGGACAGGACGGCTCTGAGCATCACCCCGCAG atGCTGCGGAGGTGCCGAGCCAGGCCAGACTGTCCAGGTGGAAACGCCTCTCCAACTTCTTCCTCCGCCTGTGTTGCTGCAGGGCGGATGTGAGGGAGTAA
- the LOC136711244 gene encoding uncharacterized protein LOC136711244 isoform X1, with amino-acid sequence MSHRLFEDKAQVSAYKRHRVSPPETIIGAIMGFLESKQKEKPFTQALDVGCGSGQGTVMLAPHFLEVVGTDISPAQLEVARAECHPANVSYRECPAEELPFPDGSADLVTSMTAAHWFDWPRFLSEACRLLKPGGCLVLLSYTMDMELRYRDCSDRLNAVCAQFYEALRPYRPAHLGPCSRLLYRDMYESVPFPDKKWCDGVQQWCSMPLSRFMGIVESFTSYQLLLKRDPRAAQALSHGFQSRLLELMAVSSPDTVVDVATNYFYFMACKPAAAD; translated from the exons ATGTCTCACCGTCTGTTCGAGGACAAGGCGCAGGTCTCCGCTTACAAGAGACACCGGGTTTCGCCCCCAGAGACGATCATCGGCGCCATCATGGGCTTCCTGGAGAGCAAG cagAAGGAGAAGCCCTTCACGCAGGCGCTGGATGTGGGCTGTGGCTCCGGGCAGGGCACTGTCATGCTGGCCCCTCACTTCCTGGAGGTGGTGGGCACAGACATCAGCCCTGCCCAGCTGGAGGTGGCAAGGGCAGAGTGCCACCCTGCTAACGTCTCCTACAG ggAGTGCCCGGCAGAGGAGCTGCCGTTCCCGGACGGCTCGGCGGATCTGGTGACGTCCATGACGGCGGCGCACTGGTTCGACTGGCCGCGCTTCCTGTCCGAGGCCTGCAGGCTACTGAAGCCCGGCGGCTGCCTGGTGCTGCTCAGCTACACGATGGACATGGAGCTGCGCTACCGTGACTGTTCGGACCGCCTCAACGCCGTCTGCGCACAG TTCTACGAGGCTCTGAGGCCGTACCGCCCGGCTCATCTGGGCCCCTGCTCTCGGCTCCTGTACCGGGACATGTACGAGTCGGTGCCCTTCCCTGACAAGAAGTG GTGTGATGGGGTGCAGCAGTGGTGCTCGATGCCGCTGTCCCGGTTCATGGGGATTGTGGAGTCCTTCACCAGCTACCAGCTGCTCCTGAAGAGAGACCCCCGTGCAGCGCAGGCTCTGTCTCACGGGTTCCAGTCCAG ACTGCTGGAGCTCATGGCCGTCTCCTCTCCTGACACCGTGGTGGACGTCGCCACTAATTATTTCTATTTCATGGCGTGTAAACCGGCCGCTGCCGACTGA
- the LOC136711244 gene encoding ubiquinone/menaquinone biosynthesis C-methyltransferase UbiE isoform X2 yields the protein MSHRLFEDKAQVSAYKRHRVSPPETIIGAIMGFLESKKEKPFTQALDVGCGSGQGTVMLAPHFLEVVGTDISPAQLEVARAECHPANVSYRECPAEELPFPDGSADLVTSMTAAHWFDWPRFLSEACRLLKPGGCLVLLSYTMDMELRYRDCSDRLNAVCAQFYEALRPYRPAHLGPCSRLLYRDMYESVPFPDKKWCDGVQQWCSMPLSRFMGIVESFTSYQLLLKRDPRAAQALSHGFQSRLLELMAVSSPDTVVDVATNYFYFMACKPAAAD from the exons ATGTCTCACCGTCTGTTCGAGGACAAGGCGCAGGTCTCCGCTTACAAGAGACACCGGGTTTCGCCCCCAGAGACGATCATCGGCGCCATCATGGGCTTCCTGGAGAGCAAG AAGGAGAAGCCCTTCACGCAGGCGCTGGATGTGGGCTGTGGCTCCGGGCAGGGCACTGTCATGCTGGCCCCTCACTTCCTGGAGGTGGTGGGCACAGACATCAGCCCTGCCCAGCTGGAGGTGGCAAGGGCAGAGTGCCACCCTGCTAACGTCTCCTACAG ggAGTGCCCGGCAGAGGAGCTGCCGTTCCCGGACGGCTCGGCGGATCTGGTGACGTCCATGACGGCGGCGCACTGGTTCGACTGGCCGCGCTTCCTGTCCGAGGCCTGCAGGCTACTGAAGCCCGGCGGCTGCCTGGTGCTGCTCAGCTACACGATGGACATGGAGCTGCGCTACCGTGACTGTTCGGACCGCCTCAACGCCGTCTGCGCACAG TTCTACGAGGCTCTGAGGCCGTACCGCCCGGCTCATCTGGGCCCCTGCTCTCGGCTCCTGTACCGGGACATGTACGAGTCGGTGCCCTTCCCTGACAAGAAGTG GTGTGATGGGGTGCAGCAGTGGTGCTCGATGCCGCTGTCCCGGTTCATGGGGATTGTGGAGTCCTTCACCAGCTACCAGCTGCTCCTGAAGAGAGACCCCCGTGCAGCGCAGGCTCTGTCTCACGGGTTCCAGTCCAG ACTGCTGGAGCTCATGGCCGTCTCCTCTCCTGACACCGTGGTGGACGTCGCCACTAATTATTTCTATTTCATGGCGTGTAAACCGGCCGCTGCCGACTGA
- the LOC136711245 gene encoding putative methyltransferase DDB_G0268948 — translation MATRMFEGKHHATLYQKYRFAPPDELKTLILDYLDKKKGPPHLLAVDLGCGTGQNTRLMAPLFKEMVGIDVSESQVEEARAVPGFPNITYRVGTAEKLPFPDGSVDVILAASAAHWFHTENFVKEAGRVLKPLGCLALMGFGKNMEYHYGNCEGRLTDIFNEFTDALLPYTSKQVAIADSALQEVLDAIPFPEKERVDNLPVTYKVPVQNAVGFFESFSMFQAYERADPTAARALLETTQRRFLEEMGDVSPEMELDVVLKYFCVLACKPR, via the exons ATGGCCACCCGCATGTTCGAAGGGAAGCACCATGCCACGCTCTACCAGAAGTACCGCTTCGCCCCCCCCGACGAGCTCAAGACCCTGATCCTTGACTATCTGGACAAGAAG AAAGGGCCGCCCCACCTGCTGGCCGTGGACCTGGGCTGCGGGACGGGTCAGAACACGCGGCTCATGGCCCCTCTGTTCAAGGAGATGGTCGGCATCGACGTCAGCGAGTCCCAGGTGGAGGAGGCGAGAGCCGTGCCGGGATTCCCCAACATCACCTACAG GGTTGGCACGGCCGAGAAACTGCCCTTCCCGGACGGCTCGGTAGACGTGATCTTGGCTGCGTCGGCCGCGCACTGGTTCCACACCGAGAACTTCGTCAAGGAGGCGGGCCGGGTCCTCAAGCCCCTTGGCTGCCTGGCGCTGATGGGCTTCGGCAAGAACATGGAGTACCACTACGGGAACTGCGAGGGGCGGCTGACCGACATTTTCAACGAG TTCACAGATGCCCTGCTGCCCTACACCAGCAAGCAGGTGGCCATCGCGGACAGCGCGCTGCAGGAGGTGCTCGATGCCATCCCCTTCCCCGAGAAGGAGAG GGTGGACAACCTGCCGGTGACGTACAAGGTGCCGGTGCAGAACGCAGTGGGCTTCTTCGAGTCCTTCTCCATGTTCCAGGCCTACGAGAGGGCCGACCCGACAGCTGCCCGGGCCCTGCTGGAGACCACACAGCGCAG GTTCCTGGAGGAGATGGGAGACGTGTCCCCTGAGATGGAGCTGGACGTGGTTCTGAAGTACTTCTGTGTCCTGGCTTGTAAGCCTCGCTGA